From the Fulvia fulva chromosome 2, complete sequence genome, one window contains:
- a CDS encoding Regulator of phospholipase D SRF1, producing MPLLPANVVSPVKEEDSDPHQAGTIPPWVHINDSDEKARFLPPEPSVPNTRHYKPPTKYEPGRKWDAFRTAEPGLLSMPIADHQTRWIPFMQSGPNPREYRGEGVVKDEQWMAENTPIFTRGWEEEDEIDPQAKAGQTGMQGIAFLGKWLISPERQERTVKFFWRMLLKNAFVPLVFRLTILTFSAAAAGVAGTILSSVHKVNEDPDPSNQCAPRASTYMGIIVGSIGVPYIAYITWDEYMSKPLGLRSVAAKTLLLLCDLYFIVFSASNLSLAFSALLDDSWACYDISYQVVGDVPIAVSRTCPNNPGICSKQKALTGVLFVALVAWLLCFSISVLRVVEKLRLDY from the exons ATGCCACTACTCCCTGCCAACGTCGTTTCTCCGGTCAAGGAAGAAGACAGCGATCCGCATCAAGCCGGAACCATACCACCATGGGTACACATCAACGACAGCGACGAGAAAGCGCGCTTCCTCCCGCCAGAACCATCAGTACCCAATACGCGGCACTATAAACCACCAACCAAGTACGAGCCGGGGCGGAAGTGGGATGCGTTTCGGACGGCAGAGCCAGGTCTGCTGTCGATGCCCATAGCAGACCATCAGACGCGATGGATCCCGTTTATGCAATCCGGCCCGAATCCACGAGAATACAGAGGGGAAGGCGTTGTCAAGGATGAGCAATGGATGGCTGAGAATACGCCTATATTCACGAGAGGGTGGGAAGAGGAAGATGAGATCGACCCACAGGCAAAGGCGGGCCAGACAGGCATGCAGGGGATTGCGTTCCTAGGGAAATGGCTCATCAGTCCGGAGAGACAAGAGAGGACGGTCAAGTTCTTCTGG AGAATGCTCCTAAAGAATGCATTTGTGCCACTGGTCTTTCGACTGACCATTCTTACATTCTCCGCCGCTGCCGCTGGCGTTGCTGGAACCATTCTTTCATCTGTCCACAAGGTCAACGAGGATCCCGATCCTAGCAACCAGTGCGCACCACGAGCTTCTACATACATGGGCATCATTGTCGGATCGATAGGCGTGCCGTACATTGCCTACATTACATGGGACGAATATATGAGCAAACC GCTTGGTCTGCGCTCCGTTGCGGCTAAGACACTTCTTCTCCTCTGTGATCTATACTTCATCGTCTTCTCCGCCAGCAACTTGTCTCTGGCATTTAGCGCTCTTCTGGACGACAGCTGGGCTTGTTACGATATCTCCTACCAGGTTGTCGGTGATGTTCCAATAGCGGTCTCTCGAACATGTCCCAACAATCCCGGGATATGCTCCAAGCAGAAAGCCCTGACGGGTGTGCTCTTCGTGGCTTTGGTGGCATGGTTGTTGTGCTTCAGCATCAGCGTGCTGAGGGTTGTCGAAAAGCTGCGACTCGACTACTAG
- a CDS encoding ATP-dependent DNA helicase PIF1, producing MALPQTTFVPCPNGTGLMPHPLALDSISQAQCRVYQQDRPVVEGAFRQNTITFSMRQIMLSHLSFYCYRGVLNGAPCTLSEGQLTNMGTWLLQQYPALSMEEQVTWLRADLQVRESISTKDQQILKLDNIAQAHRGNSATTEPATEYILAIQRRLQITLPQIDHLRKCEERVIALIASRQLVKPLPIVEPVSQTPAKSVPERTPLASLSANMASKAQTMPGTSLKRKRADAEPRNASEVIELLDDSEDEDQLQGKIEAIQAKIAAMRSRTSKEDEIIPGKRVRKSRKVAGETKTKPVVQQGPILANAQISPRPTPVTRDAYAPPRSSQRSPPSRSSSGSVKSSQPREAISMAAKSSAAGRALPTSSVFSPQNQRSLPASSRPCFGLVAAGQATAPVPMSNLCQIAQPPSSQAGRQQHVVDLTSSSPVRAQPASSMPASPDGPTLCKEQQEVVNLIMAGNNVFYTGGAGCGKSTVLKAFVPRLRDRGKVVRIVAPTGRAALDINGSTTWTYAGWTPLHMKKPLADLRKAAHGKFVRNRLKGTDVLVIDEISMVENHMLSRLDAIMKEARGNNNAFGGVQLVVTGDFCQLPPVRPFQYCMHCGREQAQKILADGRTVHRCYQHGDSNDDDKWAFRSTVWQDCNFKHINLTNIHRQSDEVFIKILQKLRIGTELTTADRKLLIDHPCDVNNAVKLFPTREEVRRINMAEFDKLKTAKHSFTCLDHFRWNEEKHPHRRTKGDRDHRDGSLVALREHRLDSLVEYKQGMLVVLLVNLDIANGLVNGSQGRVIGFEPFDPAKLPKAGRDVGGTRTGKAPSGRFGTSQGGGRRARERSMEPEQDSKGELRGEYAFFREAQISEYIQHARNISKLWPIVEFENGLKRTIYADCQVNELGDEKEYTLLARTQIPLIAAWAMTIHKSQGMTLNRVIVDLDKSFEEGQEYVTLSRARSLDGLKVMSLGDNVGKGGNAQVKEFLWQKFKLR from the exons ATGGCCCTACCTCAAACAACGTTCGTACCTTGTCCGAACGGCACCGGACTGATGCCTCATCCTCTGGCACTGGACTCGATCTCTCAGGCCCAGTGCAGAGTGTACCAGCAAGACCGTCCAGTGGTCGAGGGAGCTTTTCGCCAAAACACCATAACTTTCAGCATGCGACAGATAATGCTTTCTCACCTGTCCTTCTATTGCTATAGAGGCGTGCTCAATGGGGCGCCCTGTACGTTGTCCGAGGGTCAGCTGACGAATATGGGCACGTGGCTTCTACAGCAGTATCCGGCATTGAGCATGGAGGAACAGGTCACATGGCTCAGAGCAGATTTGCAAGTCCGGGAATCAATCTCTACGAAGGACCAGCAGATACTGAAGCTAGACAACATTGCCCAAGCCCATCGTGGCAACTCAGCGACTACTGAGCCGGCTACGGAATATATCCTTGCGATACAGCGACGCCTTCAAATCACCTTGCCTCAAATTGATCATCTGCGGAAGTGCGAGGAACGGGTCATTGCTCTCATTGCTTCCCGGCAACTTGTCAAACCACTGCCGATTGTAGAGCCCGTCTCACAGACTCCGGCCAAGTCGGTGCCAGAGCGGACCCCTTTGGCCTCACTATCTGCGAACATGGCATCCAAAGCACAGACAATGCCAGGCACTTCGCTGAAGAGAAAGCGAGCTGATGCTGAGCCGAGGAACGCATCCGAAGTGATAGAGCTGCTTGACGATTCCGAAGATGAAGATCAATTGCAAGGCAAAATTGAGGCTATACAAGCGAAGATCGCCGCGATGCGTTCGCGGACGAGCAAAGAAGATGAAATTATCCCTGGCAAGCGAGTAAGGAAGAGTCGTAAGGTGGCTGGTGAGACCAAGACCAAGCCAGTCGTGCAACAGGGGCCCATACTTGCGAACGCGCAAATTTCACCGAGGCCGACTCCTGTCACCCGGGATGCTTATGCACCTCCTCGAAGCTCGCAAAGGTCGCCACCTTCGCGTAGCTCCAGCGGGAGCGTGAAATCGTCACAACCCCGAGAAGCAATATCGATGGCGGCGAAGAGCTCAGCCGCGGGGAGGGCCTTGCCCACTTCGAGCGTGTTCTCGCCACAGAACCAACGGAGTCTTCCTGCCTCGTCTAGACCTTGCTTTGGGCTCGTCGCGGCGGGTCAAGCTACAGCACCTGTTCCGATGTCGAACTTGTGCCAGATAGCTCAGCCCCCCAGCAGCCAGGCAGGTCGACAGCAGCACGTGGTAGATCTAACATCATCGAGTCCGGTACGAGCCCAGCCAGCTTCGTCCATGCCGGCATCTCCAGATGGACCAACTTTGTGCAAGGAACAGCAAGAAGTCGTGAACCTCATCATGGCCGGAAACAATGTTTTTTACACAGGCGGCGCGGGCTGCGGAAAGAGCACAGTCCTCAAAGCATTCGTGCCGCGTCTGCGGGATAGAGGCAAGGTCGTGCGAATCGTTGCGCCCACTGGCAGAGCAGCTCTCGATATCAATGGCTCGACTACTTGGACGTATGCCGGCTGGACGCCTCTTCACATGAAGAAGCCTTTGGCAGATCTAAGAAAGGCCGCGCATGGAAAATTCGTACGAAACAGACTCAAAGGCACGGATGTGCTGGTGATAGATGAGATCAGCATGGTCGAGAATCATATGCTTTCCAGACTTGATGCGATCATGAAGGAGGCCCGTGGCAACAACAATGCCTTCGGTGGAGTCCAGCTGGTCGTCACTGGGGACTTCTGTCAACTGCCTCCTGTCCGCCCTTTCCAGTACTGCATGCATTGTGGTCGCGAACAGGCGCAGAAGATCCTCGCTGATGGCAGGACTGTCCATCGTTGCTACCAGCACGGCGATTCCAATGATGATGACAAGTGGGCTTTCAGAAGCACAGTCTGGCAGGATTGCAATTTCAAACACATCAATCTGACCAACATCCATCGTCAGAGCGATGAAGTATTCATCAAAATCCTTCAGAAGCTGCGGATCGGGACAGAGCTGACGACAGCTGACCGGAAACTCTTGATTGATCATCCTTGCGATGTCAACAACGCCGTGAAGCTGTTTCCTACTAGGGAAGAAGTGCGCCGTATCAACATGGCGGAGTTCGACAAGTTGAAGACAGCTAAGCACAGCTTCACTTGCCTCGACCACTTTCGGTGGAACGAAGAAAAGCACCCACACCGCAGGACGAAAGGCGACCGTGATCACCGTGATGGTTCGCTCGTGGCATTGAGAGAACACCGCTTGGACAGTTTGGTCGAATACAAGCAAGGCATGCTGGTCGTGCTGTTGGTGAACCTCGACATTGCGAACGGATTGGTCAACGGCAGTCAGGGTAGAGTTATCGGCTTCGAGCCTTTCGATCCCGCGAAGCTGCCGAAAGCAGGCCGAGATGTGGGTGGTACACGGACAGGAAAAGCTCCTTCCGGAAGATTCGGTACATCGCAGGGCGGCGGCCGTCGCGCGCGGGAGAGGTCCATGGAGCCTGAACAGGATTCCAAGGGAGAGTTGCGAGGGGAGTACGCCTTCTTCAGAGAAGCGCAGATCTCCGAGTACATTCAGCACGCTCGCAACATATCGAAGTTGTGGCCTATTGTCGAGTTCGAGAATGGCCTGAAACGAACGATCTATGCAGACTGCCAAGTCAATGAGCTTGGAGATGAAAAGGAGTATACTCTTTTGGCTAGGACCCAGATACCGCTTATCGCGGCTTGGGCGATGACGATACACAAG AGTCAAGGCATGACATTGAACAGGGTTATTGTCGATCTTGACAAAAGCTTCGAAGAAGGGCAGGAGTATGTTACTTTGTCGAG AGCGAGGAGCTTGGATGGCCTAAAGGTCATGAGTCTGGGTGACAATGTTGGAAAGGGTGGTAATGCACAAGTGAAAGAGTTCCTGTGGCAGAAGTTCAAGTTGAGATAA
- a CDS encoding CRAL-TRIO domain-containing protein, which translates to MTDTPQSGAIGNENLRPKMNGAPDDNSRPASFVSAVSSQLQTTDTPASSATQTTAGAEREEEEWTPPTNGPLKTPIPKHSRHSKIAPQPKLTAEQESKYTTVLEQVSQWTTIPTSTAKGAPQAPLEEHERMFLTRECLLRYLRATKWKPVDAVRRLQETLSWRREYGADTFTHDYISPENETGKQVQLGFDNDGRPCLYLNPGKQNTKMSDRQIHHLCYMLDRTIDMMPAGVENSALIINFQGAASGTVPSVGQARAVLNILQGHNPERLGKALISKTPWYVNTFFKLVSPFIDPVTREKMKFNEDLRKYIPVEQLWKDDGGDLNFEYDHAVYWPAFDEECKKRRESYRKRWEEGGKKLGEYEEYLRGGSQSSLQQISGQADEAATQPQSQDADMAAEGAAKLTV; encoded by the coding sequence ATGACGGACACCCCCCAGAGTGGCGCCATTGGAAACGAGAACCTCAGGCCGAAGATGAACGGAGCACCAGACGACAATTCTCGGCCGGCGTCGTTCGTTTCCGCCGTCTCATCCCAGCTTCAGACCACAGACACGCCAGCCAGCAGCGCCACCCAGACTACCGCAGGTGCTGAACGAGAAGAGGAGGAATGGACACCACCTACCAATGGCCCGTTGAAGACCCCAATCCCGAAGCATTCACGACACAGCAAGATCGCGCCACAGCCCAAGCTCACAGCCGAGCAAGAGTCGAAATATACCACAGTCCTGGAACAGGTGTCACAATGGACAACAATTCCTACCTCGACTGCCAAGGGTGCCCCGCAGGCACCGCTTGAGGAGCACGAGCGAATGTTCTTGACACGAGAGTGTCTGCTCAGATACCTACGTGCGACCAAGTGGAAGCCGGTCGATGCTGTACGGAGGTTGCAAGAGACACTGAGCTGGCGAAGAGAATATGGCGCAGACACGTTCACACACGACTACATCAGTCCCGAGAACGAGACGGGAAAGCAAGTACAGCTTGGCTTTGACAATGATGGGCGTCCATGCCTATACCTCAACCCTGGAAAGCAGAACACCAAAATGTCGGACAGGCAGATACACCATCTATGCTACATGCTCGATCGGACTATCGATATGATGCCGGCAGGTGTGGAGAACAGCGCGCTCATCATCAACTTCCAGGGCGCTGCTAGTGGCACTGTCCCGTCAGTCGGTCAAGCAAGGGCAGTTTTGAACATTCTCCAAGGACACAACCCTGAGCGTCTAGGCAAAGCATTGATCAGCAAGACTCCGTGGTATGTGAACACCTTTTTCAAGCTCGTTAGTCCTTTCATCGACCCTGTGACGAGGGAGAAGATGAAGTTCAACGAGGACCTCCGAAAATACATTCCTGTCGAGCAGCTCTGGAAAGATGATGGTGGTGACCTCAACTTCGAGTACGACCATGCAGTTTACTGGCCTGCATTTGACGAGGAGTGTAAGAAGCGACGAGAGTCATACCGAAAGCGATGGGAGGAGGGCGGCAAGAAGCTCGGCGAGTATGAGGAATACCTACGAGGAGGCAGCCAGTCTTCTCTTCAGCAAATATCAGGGCAAGCAGACGAGGCTGCTACACAACCGCAGAGCCAGGACGCTGACATGGCGGCTGAAGGAGCGGCCAAGTTGACGGTTTAG
- a CDS encoding High-affinity glucose transporter ght2, whose protein sequence is MPFLKRTEREAQHANQLEKTASPEPVGGKVTFMAVYLGLVASIGGFIFGYVSGQISGFFEMANYGRRFGHVQNDGTIVFSAARQGTITGLLCIGCLFGALISGKMADVIGRKLSISASAFFCCVGTVIEISSETAWYQFAIGRLVNGLGIGALSVLVPMYQSESSPARIRGVLVSSYQLFITLGIWTAEMVCYGTHNMASTASWRIPNGLSFLWALILGAGILFLPESPRYAYRVGREDEARTTIARLGGLAPDSREVNILVNDIRVKLDEEHAGGVANWHEFLTGPRMFYRVVLGIVLQAGQQLTGANFFFYYGTTIFKATGLNDSYVTQIILGTVNVACTFGGLYVVQKCGRRNALMVGAAWMFMCFMVYSFVGHFALDQNNPQATPAPGNVLIVFSCLFIAAFATTWGPIVWAVVGEMYPSRYRAPCMALATASNWLWNFLMSFFTRFITDAIDYLYGLVFAGCCLALVIIVFFFVIESKDRSLEEIDTMYVLKVNPITSAKWDGSQVPKEPDSGFTSGRNSSDAERAAGAPVERVPTKTLEE, encoded by the exons ATGCCTTTCCTCAAGCGCACAGAGCGGGAGGCCCAACATGCCAACCAACTCGAGAAGACGGCATCTCCTGAGCCAGTTGGTGGCAAGGTAACATTCATGGCAGTGTACCTAGGACTGGTCGCCAGTATTGGTGGCTTCAT TTTCGGTTACGTCTCTGGTCAAATCTCTGGTTTCTTCGAAATGGCAAACTACGGTCGACGATTCGGGCATGTCCAAAATGATGGTACAATCGTTTTCTCTGCCGCACGTCAAGGTACCATCACTGGTCTGCTCTGCATCGGATGTCTCTTCGGCGCCCTGATCTCTGGAAAGATGGCCGATGTTATTGGACGAAAGCTTTCCATCTCCGCGTCTGCCTTCTTCTGTTGCGTGGGAACAGTAATCGAGATCTCCTCCGAAACCGCATGGTACCAATTCGCCATTGGGCGCCTCGTCAATGGTCTTGGAATTGGCGCTCTGTCAGTGCTTGTGCCAATGTACCAGTCGGAAAGCTCGCCTGCCCGCATTCGTGGTGTGCTGGTGTCATCTTACCAGCTGTTTATCACTCTCGGTATCTGGACTGCGGAGATGGTCTGCTACGGCACTCACAATATGGCCAGCACTGCATCATGGCGCATCCCCAATGGTCTGTCATTCCTGTGGGCCCTGATCCTCGGTGCCGGTATCCTGTTCCTCCCAGAGTCGCCTAGATACGCATACAGAGTTGGTCGTGAGGACGAAGCTCGCACTACCATTGCGAGACTCGGCGGTCTTGCACCAGACTCACGTGAGGTCAACATCTTGGTCAACGACATCCGTGTCAAGCTGGACGAGGAGCATGCCGGAGGTGTTGCTAACTGGCACGAGTTCCTGACGGGTCCACGCATGTTCTACCGTGTGGTCCTCGGTATCGTACTGCAAGCAGGTCAGCAACTCACAGGCGCCAACTTCTT CTTCTACTATGGGACCACGATCTTCAAGGCCACCGGCCTCAACGACAGCTACGTTACACAAATCATACTGGGAACAGTCAACGTTGCATGCACTTTCGGTGGCCTATACGTAGTGCAGAAGTGCGGTCGTCGCAACGCGCTCATGGTCGGCGCTGCATGGATGTTCATGTGCTTCATGGTCTACTCCTTCGTCGGCCACTTCGCTCTCGACCAGAACAACCCTCAGGCGACCCCGGCTCCAGGCAACGTCCTCATCGTCTTCTCTTGCCTCTTCATCGCTGCTTTCGCCACTACCTGGGGACCGATTGTGTGGGCTGTGGTCGGTGAAATGTACCCATCGAGGTACCGCGCTCCATGCATGGCCCTCGCTACCGCATCCAACTGGTTATGGAACTTCTTGATGTCATTCTTCACCCGCTTCATCACGGACGCCATCGACTACCTTTACGGTCTGGTCTTCGCTGGATGCTGTCTAGCACTTGTGATTATCGTGTTCTTCTTCGTCATTGAGAGCAAGGACAGGTCGCTGGAGGAGATTGACACCATGTACGTGCTCAAGGTCAACCCGATAACCAGTGCCAAGTGGGATGGAAGCCAGGTACCAAAAGAGCCAGACAGTGGATTCACCAGCGGCAGGAACAGCAGCGACGCTGAGAGAGCGGCCGGTGCTCCGGTTGAGCGCGTGCCAACAAAGACTCTGGAAGAGTAA